A genomic segment from Deinococcus sp. YIM 77859 encodes:
- a CDS encoding tyrosine-type recombinase/integrase: MARELVRLFRRHHLTYDQTKHAVEQARRELGLTPPRERQRTVARLDRGEVDRLIHHAYRRAPRYGLMVKTLFYTGARVSEFVNLRPSDLYLDLEPPQVRILHAKGGSDGYVPILPELAQELRTHLNGRTVGYLFESNRHDAYTPRAVQRLVADAARAAGLQKQVTPHRLRASVATILLDAGMPLDQVQKFLRHKRIETTQIYAQTSARNMGEAYLKALQK; this comes from the coding sequence GTGGCCCGCGAGCTGGTGCGGCTGTTCCGGCGGCACCACCTGACCTACGACCAGACCAAGCACGCGGTCGAGCAGGCCCGCCGCGAGCTGGGCCTGACCCCACCCCGCGAGCGGCAGCGCACCGTGGCCCGGCTGGACCGGGGCGAGGTCGACCGGCTGATCCATCACGCCTACCGCCGCGCGCCGCGCTACGGCCTGATGGTCAAGACCCTCTTCTACACCGGCGCGCGGGTGTCCGAGTTCGTGAACCTGCGGCCCTCTGATCTGTACCTGGACCTGGAACCGCCCCAGGTGCGCATCCTGCACGCCAAGGGGGGGAGTGATGGTTACGTGCCCATCCTGCCCGAGCTGGCCCAGGAACTGCGGACCCACCTGAATGGGCGCACGGTGGGCTACCTGTTCGAGAGTAACCGCCATGACGCCTATACGCCCCGCGCGGTGCAGCGCCTGGTGGCGGACGCTGCCCGAGCCGCCGGGCTCCAGAAGCAGGTCACGCCCCACCGCCTGCGGGCTTCGGTGGCGACGATCCTGCTCGACGCGGGGATGCCGCTCGACCAGGTGCAGAAATTCCTGCGTCACAAGCGCATCGAAACCACCCAGATCTACGCCCAGACGAGCGCCCGGAACATGGGCGAGGCGTACCTGAAGGCTCTCCAGAAGTAG
- a CDS encoding M23 family metallopeptidase, which produces MNNPITHPQPDTPSTPATPGTPSTPTPAAGGLFWPVDLNRVRIGPRFLGHWAHGTYRRGYGYHTGVDFLGPMGLAVVSIADGVVVSSTPPASRYGYGNNIVIHHPALGVFTRYSHLDSRAVQTGQTVKAGQLIARLGTSGTDNAHLHFDVIQEALPNPRFCPHNPATGGVSRPLEGLDPIEEALTTRYFRNPIALLNAKTALNPVTRKGATVA; this is translated from the coding sequence GTGAATAACCCCATCACCCACCCCCAACCCGACACGCCGAGTACACCCGCCACGCCTGGCACCCCCAGCACCCCGACTCCGGCGGCGGGCGGCCTGTTCTGGCCGGTGGACCTGAACCGCGTGCGGATCGGTCCGCGCTTCCTGGGCCACTGGGCCCACGGCACCTACCGGCGTGGCTACGGCTATCACACTGGGGTTGACTTCCTGGGACCGATGGGCCTGGCCGTCGTGTCCATTGCTGACGGCGTGGTGGTGAGCAGCACGCCGCCTGCTAGCCGTTACGGGTACGGCAACAACATCGTTATTCACCATCCCGCGCTGGGCGTCTTTACGCGCTACTCGCACCTGGACAGCCGCGCCGTGCAGACCGGCCAGACCGTGAAGGCGGGGCAACTGATCGCCCGCCTGGGCACCAGCGGCACGGACAACGCTCACCTTCACTTCGACGTCATTCAGGAGGCGCTGCCCAACCCGCGCTTCTGCCCGCACAACCCGGCGACGGGCGGCGTGTCCCGCCCGCTGGAGGGACTGGACCCCATCGAAGAGGCCCTGACCACCCGGTACTTCCGCAATCCCATCGCCCTGCTGAACGCCAAGACCGCCCTGAACCCCGTGACCCGAAAGGGAGCGACCGTCGCATGA
- a CDS encoding DUF2283 domain-containing protein, translating to MQGPGIRIDEEANAAYIRLASGKVHETRTVGAFHVDYARGGKVLGIEILGLRQYLEKHGSIRIPPRLLQQVNAPSPRRWG from the coding sequence ATGCAGGGTCCCGGCATCCGCATCGACGAGGAGGCCAACGCCGCGTACATCCGCCTCGCCTCCGGCAAGGTCCACGAGACCCGCACCGTCGGGGCGTTCCACGTGGACTACGCCCGCGGCGGGAAGGTGCTGGGCATCGAAATCCTGGGGTTGCGCCAGTACCTGGAGAAGCACGGGTCGATCAGGATTCCGCCCCGGCTGCTCCAGCAGGTCAACGCACCTTCCCCACGCAGGTGGGGATGA
- a CDS encoding ATP-binding protein — protein sequence MAGRGYRNMLVCGSSGSGKSHWVDKELLPAMTGRYRHMVIINTTEELSSHCAHREYVGEEQQKVAYSRDAVADLIRFHKTVHFEVAPGENCLSFLEVLGEALWTLGEYNTDFTEVLVVFDETHLFLPKRAMPKAFARLETEGRKFGFDLVKITQTLQSPTGDTLSHLAIKQVNVLVVFNMSDFNDRKRIQGLFPDLPDPSTFARPDDGGLPEYAVRDSKRGKTMVIRRDGMGGRVAVAA from the coding sequence ATGGCCGGACGCGGCTACCGCAACATGCTCGTCTGCGGCTCCTCGGGCAGCGGCAAGAGCCACTGGGTCGACAAGGAGCTGCTGCCCGCCATGACCGGGCGCTACCGGCACATGGTGATCATCAACACCACAGAAGAGCTGTCGAGCCACTGCGCGCACCGCGAGTACGTGGGCGAGGAACAGCAGAAGGTGGCCTACAGCAGGGACGCGGTGGCCGACCTGATCCGCTTTCACAAGACCGTCCATTTCGAGGTTGCGCCGGGCGAGAACTGTTTGAGCTTCCTCGAGGTGCTGGGCGAGGCGCTGTGGACCCTGGGCGAGTACAACACCGACTTCACGGAAGTCCTGGTGGTGTTCGACGAGACGCACCTGTTTCTGCCCAAGCGGGCCATGCCCAAGGCCTTCGCCCGGCTGGAGACCGAGGGCCGCAAGTTCGGCTTCGACCTGGTGAAGATCACCCAGACGCTCCAGAGCCCGACCGGCGACACGCTCTCTCACCTCGCCATCAAGCAGGTGAACGTCCTGGTCGTCTTCAACATGAGTGATTTCAACGACCGCAAACGCATTCAGGGGCTGTTTCCCGACCTGCCGGACCCCAGCACGTTCGCCCGTCCCGATGACGGCGGCCTGCCGGAGTACGCCGTGCGGGACAGCAAAAGGGGGAAAACCATGGTGATTCGCAGAGACGGCATGGGTGGGCGTGTGGCGGTGGCCGCGTGA